The Pseudorasbora parva isolate DD20220531a chromosome 16, ASM2467924v1, whole genome shotgun sequence genome includes a region encoding these proteins:
- the LOC137043260 gene encoding extracellular calcium-sensing receptor-like, which yields MWITLYISIYLLFDCIPAASVLRSDTCQLQGHFKLNGMYQDGDVILGGLFEVHFFTVFPELSFRTEPEAPYCEVFNMEGFQHAQTMAFAINEINKNPNLLPNITLGYHLYDNCVMLGMSFRAAISLASGTEESLSNLNCTGPPPVIGIVGDPSSTQSIAISSVLGLFRVPIVSHYATCSCLSDRKKYPSFFRTIPSDAFQVRAMVQILRHFGWTWVGLLYSDDDYGIYAAQSFQQEMQLSGYCVAFSEILLYDNNPKYIQHVLGVIQASTARVVVVISPLSLVTPLMDEVMLQNMTGRQWIASESWATSPVFHTPRFLPFLGGTLSIAIRRGEIEGLYDFLLSLRPNNDQRNNMLRIFWEDMFGCSFDGDQERTVCTGHEDLSMTDTPYTDVSELRPSYNVYKAVYALAHALHDLVQCEEGRGPFNGNRCADITNLKPWQLVHYLQKVNFTTGFGDHVSFDKNGDALAIYDVMNWQPRSDGSISMYTVGVVNEGPETGMVLTLEEDAIYWNFETKKPPRSVCSESCTPGTRRATRKGLPVCCFDCLPCGDGEISNTTDAIECIVCQDEFWSNTDKNQCIPKEVQFLSYEEPLGISLTTASLLGTCFCALVMVIFTHHRNTPIVRANNSELSFLLLLSLKLCFLCVLLFIGQPQLWTCQLRHAVFGISFVLCISSILVKTMVVIAVFKSSRPEEKGAMKWFGAVQQRCTVLILTAIQVVICAVWLSTASPTPHKNNHYIRSVTVYECAIGSVAGFSMLLGYIGLLAAVSFLLAFMARNLPDNFNEAKFITFSMLIFCAVWIAFVPAYVSSPGKYAVAVEIFAILASSFGLLVAIFAPKCYIILLHPERNTKKAIMGREAQPK from the exons ATTTAATATGGaaggcttccagcatgcacagACCATGGCTTTTGCAATTAATGAGATCAATAAGAATCCCAATCTATTGCCTAATATCACACTTGGTTACCATCTTTATGACAACTGTGTGATGCTGGGAATGTCTTTCCGGGCTGCCATTTCCCTGGCTAGTGGGACTGAAGAGTCCCTCTCCAATCTCAACTGCACTGGCCCTCCGCCGGTGATTGGAATAGTGGGGGATCCTAGTTCAACTCAATCCATTGCAATTTCCAGTGTCCTGGGGCTGTTTCGAGTACCTATA GTCAGCCACTACGCCACCTGCTCCTGTTTGAGTGACAGAAAAAAGTACCCATCCTTCTTTAGAACAATCCCTAGTGATGCCTTCCAGGTGCGGGCAATGGTTCAGATCTTGAGGCATTTTGGATGGACCTGGGTTGGTCTCCTCTACAGTGATGATGACTACGGCATCTATGCTGCTCAGTCCTTCCAACAGGAAATGCAGCTGTCTGGATATTGTGTAGCTTTTTCTGAAATTCTACTATATGATAACAACCCCAAATATATTCAGCATGTACTGGGAGTGATTCAGGCCTCTACAGCTAGAGTGGTGGTCGTTATTTCCCCTTTATCCTTAGTGACACCTTTGATGGATGAGGTGATGTTGCAGAACATGACAGGCAGGCAGTGGATTGCAAGCGAATCTTGGGCTACTTCACCTGTGTTTCACACACCACGTTTTCTGCCCTTCCTTGGGGGAACACTGAGCATTGCCATTAGACGTGGAGAGATTGAgggactttatgactttctgttatcTCTTCGTCCCAACAATGATCAAAGAAATAATATGTTGAGGATCTTCTGGGAGGACATGTTTGGTTGCAGTTTTGATGGAGATCAAGAGAGAACAGTGTGTACAGGACATGAGGATCTGAGCATGACAGACACACCATACACTGATGTTTCAGAGTTGAGACCATCTTATAATGTGTATAAGGCAGTTTATGCTCTAGCACATGCACTTCATGATCTGGTTCAGTGTGAGGAGGGTAGAGGTCCATTCAATGGTAACAGATGTGCTGACATAACAAACTTGAAACCCTGGCAG CTGGTTCACTACCTACAGAAAGTGAACTTCACCACAGGCTTTGGGGATCATGTGTCATTTGACAAAAATGGAGATGCTCTGGCCATCTATGATGTGATGAACTGGCAGCCAAGATCAGACGGATCAATAAGTATGTACACAGTTGGTGTAGTAAATGAAGGGCCAGAAACAGGAATGGTGCTCACACTGGAGGAGGATGCAATATACTGGAACTTTGAgacaaaaaaa CCCCCACGGTCTGTGTGCAGTGAAAGCTGCACTCCAGGAACCAGACGAGCCACTCGAAAGGGCCTTCCTGTCTGCTGTTTTGACTGCTTGCCATGCGGAGATGGAGAGATTTCTAATACAACAG ATGCTATTGAGTGCATTGTGTGCCAAGATGAGTTCTGGTCCAATACAGATAAGAATCAGTGTATCCCCAAAGAAGTTCAGTTTCTGTCTTATGAGGAACCTCTGGGCATCTCTCTTACCACTGCATCTCTGCTTGGCACCTGCTTCTGTGCTCTTGTGATGGTCATCTTTACTCATCACCGTAACACTCCCATAGTGCGCGCCAACAATTCAGAGCTCAGCTTCCTGCTGCTGTTGTCTCTCAAACTGTGTTTCCTCTGTGTGCTGCTGTTCATTGGTCAGCCACAGTTGTGGACGTGTCAGTTAAGACATGCTGTGTTTGGCATTAGCTTTGTCCTGTGCATCTCCAGCATCCTGGTCAAGACTATGGTGGTAATAGCCGTGTTTAAGTCATCTCGACCAGAAGAAAAAGGCGCAATGAAATGGTTTGGAGCAGTTCAACAACGGTGCACAGTTTTGATCCTAACAGCCATCCAGGTTGTGATATGTGCAGTCTGGCTATCAACTGCCTCTCCAACACCCCATAAAAACAACCACTATATACGCTCTGTAACAGTATATGAATGTGCTATTGGCTCAGTGGCTGGTTTTTCTATGCTGTTGGGATACATTGGACTGTTGGCAGCAGTAAGTTTCCTCTTAGCCTTCATGGCGAGAAATCTTCCAGATAATTTTAACGAAGCAAAATTCATCACCTTCAGTATGTTGATCTTCTGTGCTGTGTGGATTGCATTTGTTCCAGCATATGTCAGCTCACCAGGGAAATATGCAGTGGCTGTAGAGATTTTTGCCATTTTAGCTTCTAGTTTTGGATTACTGGTGGCTATATTTGCACCAAAGTGCTATATCATACTTTTACACCCAGAGAGAAACACTAAAAAAGCAATCATGGGAAGAGAAGCACAACCTAAATAG